In Thermococcus chitonophagus, the genomic stretch CTTACCGAATTCAATGTTTATCGTCTCTGGGGACCTCCAGATGTAGGCCCCCTCACCCTTATCTATAAATGCTCTTAAACCAGCAGGAACGCCTTGGCTCTCGTATATTGCCGATTGAACGTCAGGATCGTTGTAAAGTAGTAAAGTGGGCCCAGGAATCGAGAGAACTTGATCCAATGGATACCTTGTCCCTAATATGGCAACCCTTCTCCTTGCAGGCCTCGTTAGGAGGGGCAACCCAGCATTGCCGGCCCCAGTGAAAGTTAGAACGGCAACGTCGTAAAGGCCGTAAACAACCCTCCTCTTATCTTCCATTGCCGCAGCCAGAATAAGAAAGGCCATTCCAGTTAGCGTCACGCTGTTCAACCCGCTGAGATCTATAAGCCCACTCTCAGGGATCCTAACTGGATCTCCGGAGAAGAGCATCTCGTCGAGGTCAGTATAGCCCTCCAAGATTACCTCGCTGTAGTTCTTCTTGGCCCTGACTGCATCCGCTATGGAATTAACCTTTCCGGTTACGAAGTCAGCGTAGAGCTTATCGGTCGAAGCAGAATCAAGCTCATAAATCGTCTGGACTATTGTAACGGCCGAGTATGGATCTTTTATTATGCCCATCCTCGCCATCTTCAAGGGATCCAATCCAGCGGGATTTCCCTCTTCTATTCTAAGGACACTCTCGAAGAGTCCAGTTGGGAAGTGGCCAGAGGTGTCAAAGACAACTATAGAGTAACCCTTCTCCTTGTACTGGGCTAAGAGGTATTCCATGACCTCCACGGGATCATCATCTATCCCTATCACCTTCAATGTTCTTCCATGGTAGATTGGGTCGTAGTACACAACACTATCATTTTCCAAGATCTTCACGGCAAGCTTAGAAACCTTCATGACGGTCCACCTAAAAAGTGTAATAAAAGAAAAATATACGGCTTTCGCTCAGAAGAGATCCTCGAGTTTAACATCGATCTTGTCCGGGATGAATGGAAGAACGTGCCTAGTTGTCTTAGGAGAGAACACTTCACCCTTCTTCACGAGCTCCATGACTTCCTCCTTCGTTGGGGCCTTCCTAATGAAGATGTAGTCTATCTCTCCCTTCTCCATGTCCGCCTTGGCATCTTCCTTAAGGCCGTAGTAGACAAGCTCTATCTCCCCGGCCTGATCCATCTCATCCAAAACCTTGCTTACCTTCTTCTGCTCCTCAAGCTTCCCTGGGATCGCATAGCTCTTCTCACCGACGAGGGCAAATGCTATCTCTCCTTTCTCAGCCTTTTCTTCAGCCTCAGGATCCTCAATCACCTCTAGACCCTCGGCCTTAAGCCTCTCTATTACCTTGTTAACGTCTCCCTTAAATGCAGGATACCATGTGTAGACTTTAACCCCTTCATCAAAGTAGTCCAGAATTACAGAGGGAGCCCTCTTTGCGCCGAGCTTCTGTAGACCAGCCCAGCGGTGGTGACCGTCAACTATCAAGTACTCATCAGTTCCTGGGATCTTAGCTAGAAGCATCGGCTTCCAGAATATGCCACTACCGGTAACGCTCTCTATGAAGTCCTCAAGCTCCCTCTGGACGAGCTGCTCGTGCGGCTTCATTTTGTCAAGCTCAATAAACACGTATTCAACTTTCTTAACTGGAATGTCATACTTAGGAACCTTCTCGACACCCATGACAACCACCACTATTTCAAATCTATAAAATGTATTAAAGCTTTGGGGAACATTAATTGTCATTTCGCGTACATCAGCTTAAGCCTGTAAGAGTGCCTCAGACACTCCTCACCCATCATCTTTAGGATATCCCTAACGCTACCGTTAGCCTGGGCCGAGAGCTCCAAGTATATTCTAGCTAACAGCTCCTCCGCAATTATGGCTTCCCTTATAAGCTCTTCAAGCGACGAAGGCCCATCCCTTATCTCGGGAAATACTAGCTCTCCCTTTAAGTTGAGATCAACTGTCGATAGGGTTTTCTGATGCCTAAGGCTTTCCTAGGCCAAGAGCTGGAAAATATCTATCAGGGGAGGATCTTCTTGATTTGCAAACATCTCTCCAAGCTTGTACAAATTGTAGAGCTTCCTCTCTATTGCCATCAGCTCGTCCCTCATTCTACCACCTTCAGATAATCAATTAATCTTGCGACGCTGTCTAAGACCAAATCTGGCCTTATGTTGAGCTTTTCAATATCGTTCAGGGTGTGAACTCCGGTTAGAACCATTATCGCCTTCATTCCAAACTTTTTAGCGAAAGCTATATCAGTATCAAGCCTGTCCCCAACCATCCAGATCTCCTCTACACCGAGCTTCTCCTTGACTATCTCGTACATGGGCTCATTAGGCTTGCCAATTATCAGAGGTTCTACCTCCGTGGAAGCCTTTAAAGCGGCAATTATTGAGCCTGCCCCAGGATAGATACCCTCCTCCCCTGGGAACGTTGTGTCGGGGTTCGTCCCTATGAACTTAGCCCCATTCCTTATCGCCAGGGTCGCGTACTTGAGCTTCTCATAGGTTAGCCTGGGATCGAGGCCAACGACCACGTACTTAACTTCCCTCCATCCACCCTTTCTGGCATCTTCTACCGTAACGAGACCCCAGCCAAGCTTATCCATCTCCTTAACTAAGCCCTCACCGCCAACGACGAATACCTTCCCTGGGTTAAAGTGCCTCTCCATGTAAAGCCTAGTGGCCAAGCCAGATGTAACAATTCTATCCGCGGGAACCTCTATCCCCATCTTAGCCAACTTTTCCCTGTACATTTCCGGTGTTTTCGTTGAATTGTTGGTTAAGAAGAGGAAAGGCACGTTATTTTCCTTCAAGAACTCCACTACTTCCTTGGCCCCAGGTATCGGCTTATTGCCCCTGTACAAAACCCCATCCATATCAAAGATTACCCCTATCATCCTCAACTCCCAAAGCCTCTCCTTGAGCCTACTTTTAAACATGAGCATTGCGAAATACTTTTAAGTTACCCTCCGCTAAGGTGAACAGGCATTCTAATTAAGGAGGGATCAAAATGGCGAGGAACAAGCCACTCGCGAAGAAGCTCAGGCTCGCAAAGGCCCTTAAGCAGAATAGGAGAGTCCCGGTTTGGGTTATAGTTAAAACCAACAGGAGAGTTCTCACCCATCCGAAGAGGAGATACTGGAGGAGAACAAAGCTGAAGGAGTGAGGTGAGGAAAATGCCCATCGAGGCTGGTCAAGAGGTTATATTCACCGTCCCGATTAGGAAGATCAAGAAGATAGTGCCAAGGTGGAAGAGGGCACCGAGGGCAGTGAAGTTCGTTAGGGAGTTCGTGGCAAGGCACGCAAAGGCCCAGGAAGTTATCATCGATCCGAAGGTTAACGAGAAGATATGGGAGAGGGGAATTGAGAAGCCACCAAGCAAGCTCAGGGTCAAAGTTAAGGTTGAGGAGGAAGAGAGGGAAGAGGGCAAGGTTAGGATAGCCTACGTAACCCTTGCCTGATTTCCCCTCTTTAATTTGGAGGGGAAGGGATGCACATAGAGAGACTCGATTTCGAAAACTCTCCATATTTAGGCGTATTTGGGGTAGCAACTGATAGGGTAGTGTTGGTTAGGGAAGGTCTTCAGGAAAAGAAGTTAGAGGTTATTAGGGAAGTTCTGAAAGTTCCCGTTATTGAAGCTAGCATTATGAAGTCCAGAATTATTGGGATCCTCGCGGCCGGCAACTCAAATGCGATAATTGTTCCTTGGTACATCTGGGATACCGAGCTCGAAGAGATAAAGGGAAAGTTTAAGGAATATGGAATTGATACTGAGATAGTTCCCTTCGAGACCAAATACACCGCCCTCGGAAACCTAATCTTGGCTAATGATAAGGCAGCCCTTGTCAGCACTAAGTTCTCGAGGGAAGAGGCAAAGAAGATAGGGGATATTCTGGGGGTTGAGGTTGAAAGGGGAGTTATTGCTGGTCTGCATGCGGTTGGAAGCGCCGGAGTTGTAACGAATAAGGGAGGATTAGTTCACCCCGAAGCAAGCGATGAAGAGTTGAAGTGGCTGAGCGAACTCTTCAAGGTTGATGTGTACGTTGGAACCGCAAACATGGGTGTTCCCTACGTCGGCTCATGCATGCTTGCCAATTCAAATGGCGTAGTTGTTGGTCACCTCACGACTGGTCCCGAAATAGTTAAGATTGAGGAAGCCCTTGGCTTAATCTGAGGAGGTGAGGCCAATGAATGTTAAGGTCTTCCGCGTCCTCGGGTACTTTGAGAAGAACGGAAAGAAGTTCAAGTTCACCAAGGAGTACAGGGCAGTTAAAGAATCTGATGTAAGAGAGCTCGTCTACTCCGACATAGGAAGCAAGCACAAGGTCAAGAGGAACAAGATATACATTAAGGAAATCAAGGAAATAAAGCCCGAGGAAGCCGAAGACGTTATAGTTAGGAGGCTCAGCCTCGAGCTCTAACATCATTTTTTGGTGAGGATGATGAGCCAGAAGGAGTTGGAAAAGCTAGCGTACGAGTACCAAGTGTTGCAGGCCCAGGCCCAGTTATTAGCCCAAAACCTCGAGCTTTTGAACTTAGCTAGGGCCGAAGTTCAGACCGTTAAGGAAACCCTTGAAAACTTGAAGAAGGTGGAGGAGGAGAGGCCCGAAATCCTTGTTCCCATTGGGGCTGGCTCCTTCTTGAAGGGCGTTATAGTTGACAAGAACAATGCGATAGTTAGCGTCGGTAGTGGGTACGCAGTGGAGAAGAACATCGACGATGCTATTGCATTCCTCGAGGAGAGGATTAGGGAGTATGATGAGGCTATAAGAAAGACTCAAGAAGCCCTAGCGGAGCTTGAAAAGAAGGTCGGAGAGGTTGCAAAGAAGGCTCAGGAGCTCCAGCAAAAGCAGGCAATGAGCTTCTCCGTTAAAAAATGATTCTCTTTTAGTTTCATTTCTGAGGCAGTGAAATTTTTATACCTGTCAGGTATTATACCTAGTGGGTATAAATTATGAAGTTCTACGATAGGGAGAAGGAGATCGAACTACTAAGGAGGGCCTTGAGAGTCGCTATTATTGGACGGAGGAGAGTAGGAAAGACCAGACTCGTGGAAGAGGCCCTCAACCCAATAACATTATTCGTTCCCGCCGAGAAGAACGAAGCCCTTATCTGCGAGGACTGGATAAGGGAAATCAGAGAGAGAAGATACATTCCAGAGATGAGATCAATGAGAGATATCGTTGAGTTCCTCATGAGAGAGGGAGAAACAATATTCATAGACGAATTCCAGAACATTCTAAAGGTCAATCCAAGCTTCCTGTACGACCTTCAAAGGCTACTCGACAAATACAGAAATTCAAAGGTAGTAGTCGCTGGCTCCCTCATAAGCATGAGCAAAAAGCTACTTGAAGACTACAAATCCCCACTGTACGGAAGGTTTGACTACGTGATAAAACTCAGGGAGTTAAGCTTTGAAACAGTCCTTGAAATAATGAACGACCTGGGGTATGGAGTTGAAGAGGCCGTCACGATGTGGGCATTCTTTGGAGGCGTGCCAAAGTACTATGAGACATTCGAAAGGTTTGGGGTTGAAGTTGAGGAATTCATAAGGCTCATGTTCTTTGAGGATCCTTACCCAATGTACCCAGAAGTCATGATGATGCTCAAGGAGGAGTTTGGAAAGGAGTACAAGATGTACTTCAGCATCCTTCAAGCGATAAGTGAGGGACACATGACCCTGGGGGAGATTTCATCTTACTTATCAACTAAAAGCACTAACCTAACCAAGTACCTCCACGCCCTGGAGAAGGACTACGAGCTGGTGTACAAGAGGAAGGACGTGTTTGGAAAGGGAAGGTATAGGTACTACATCTCCCAGAATCTTATCAACGCGTGG encodes the following:
- a CDS encoding 50S ribosomal protein L31e, yielding MPIEAGQEVIFTVPIRKIKKIVPRWKRAPRAVKFVREFVARHAKAQEVIIDPKVNEKIWERGIEKPPSKLRVKVKVEEEEREEGKVRIAYVTLA
- a CDS encoding 50S ribosomal protein L39e; protein product: MARNKPLAKKLRLAKALKQNRRVPVWVIVKTNRRVLTHPKRRYWRRTKLKE
- the pfdA gene encoding prefoldin subunit alpha, encoding MMSQKELEKLAYEYQVLQAQAQLLAQNLELLNLARAEVQTVKETLENLKKVEEERPEILVPIGAGSFLKGVIVDKNNAIVSVGSGYAVEKNIDDAIAFLEERIREYDEAIRKTQEALAELEKKVGEVAKKAQELQQKQAMSFSVKK
- a CDS encoding HAD-IIA family hydrolase, translated to MIGVIFDMDGVLYRGNKPIPGAKEVVEFLKENNVPFLFLTNNSTKTPEMYREKLAKMGIEVPADRIVTSGLATRLYMERHFNPGKVFVVGGEGLVKEMDKLGWGLVTVEDARKGGWREVKYVVVGLDPRLTYEKLKYATLAIRNGAKFIGTNPDTTFPGEEGIYPGAGSIIAALKASTEVEPLIIGKPNEPMYEIVKEKLGVEEIWMVGDRLDTDIAFAKKFGMKAIMVLTGVHTLNDIEKLNIRPDLVLDSVARLIDYLKVVE
- the serK gene encoding L-serine kinase SerK — encoded protein: MGVEKVPKYDIPVKKVEYVFIELDKMKPHEQLVQRELEDFIESVTGSGIFWKPMLLAKIPGTDEYLIVDGHHRWAGLQKLGAKRAPSVILDYFDEGVKVYTWYPAFKGDVNKVIERLKAEGLEVIEDPEAEEKAEKGEIAFALVGEKSYAIPGKLEEQKKVSKVLDEMDQAGEIELVYYGLKEDAKADMEKGEIDYIFIRKAPTKEEVMELVKKGEVFSPKTTRHVLPFIPDKIDVKLEDLF
- the rpl18a gene encoding 50S ribosomal protein L18Ae, whose protein sequence is MNVKVFRVLGYFEKNGKKFKFTKEYRAVKESDVRELVYSDIGSKHKVKRNKIYIKEIKEIKPEEAEDVIVRRLSLEL
- a CDS encoding ATP-binding protein; the protein is MKFYDREKEIELLRRALRVAIIGRRRVGKTRLVEEALNPITLFVPAEKNEALICEDWIREIRERRYIPEMRSMRDIVEFLMREGETIFIDEFQNILKVNPSFLYDLQRLLDKYRNSKVVVAGSLISMSKKLLEDYKSPLYGRFDYVIKLRELSFETVLEIMNDLGYGVEEAVTMWAFFGGVPKYYETFERFGVEVEEFIRLMFFEDPYPMYPEVMMMLKEEFGKEYKMYFSILQAISEGHMTLGEISSYLSTKSTNLTKYLHALEKDYELVYKRKDVFGKGRYRYYISQNLINAWFRFLYRNSSKVERGELKFDRGEVMAFIGKRFEELVEVFVPRIVSFEVIRTGKFWGKFPDGSPFEIDVVALGRDDIAFFEVKWEELNRREAERELELLKKKGEAIKDRRRKHYYLVAKRIKEKVENTYEFSELLQLS
- a CDS encoding translation initiation factor IF-6, with protein sequence MHIERLDFENSPYLGVFGVATDRVVLVREGLQEKKLEVIREVLKVPVIEASIMKSRIIGILAAGNSNAIIVPWYIWDTELEEIKGKFKEYGIDTEIVPFETKYTALGNLILANDKAALVSTKFSREEAKKIGDILGVEVERGVIAGLHAVGSAGVVTNKGGLVHPEASDEELKWLSELFKVDVYVGTANMGVPYVGSCMLANSNGVVVGHLTTGPEIVKIEEALGLI